ATTTGTATTCTATCATATTGAGATATTGGTGATACTGTTGTTATAAAGGCAATTGTTACCTTTCTAAATGTTTGTGTAGGAGTatagtttgtgtatgtgtgagtgaggGAGTGTTAGGCATCAGTCCCAGCTATGCTGAGGTCACCTAGAATAACACTGGCATAAGTTTGTGGGACTGGATTCCTGCACTCCTCATCACTGCCACACTCACTGCTAATTCTCTGTTTGGCAGCACAGCAAATCAAATGCTTGCAGAGCAGGAGGAGCCaagtttctttatttttcacttgTTAGGCGGTGACAGAGAGGACACTGTCCGCTGATTTGATTCAGAAACATTTGTTGGGAAGTCTGTGCTTTAGATATATATTGTTGGTGTCGAGGCCAGCTGAGCGCTCTGGTTACCTCTCGGGAGCAGAGCCGTGAGGACAGCAGGAGCATGCCTCTGCAAGGGCAGGGTACATAATCACTcatacacactctcacacacactgaactgcTGATGTTCTACTTTATGGGTGCAACAGCGTGACTAAATTATGTAAACTGTCAATTAATATTTCATGTGATATGAGCTTGGGACACCCATGCCAAGAATGTTCTGTCAGCTCTACAAATAAAGCATCGACACTCACGGGGCAGTAACAAATGAAGCTCATGAtttagtaatgataataatcaatctgaatttgattttttccataaGCATTAAGATCTGGACAAGAGTTCTGTACCTAAATTGATTGTATCTAAAGATTTGGGACAtgatgttaacacacacactgctcttaGATTTTGGTTTATGCTTAACACTCAGGAATATCCTTTTATGTTCTAAAGGTCTAGCTGCAGATCAGTGTCATCACAGTTTGCATCTGAGATGATACTAATTCTCTGATTTTTATATTGAAAAACAGTCATCCTGTTTCTCTTGCTTCCCCACGTCGAGGCTGACAATTGCACGGACAACATCTGTTGGGTCCTGCCCGTCTTGACACCATTTTGAGAATGACAGCTGAGTGGGAGCAGGCTCAGATGATGACATAGGAGGCATCCAAAAATAGCCGCGGTCAATCACAGCCTGCTCGGCTCTGGAAATAGCCCCAGATGGATGTGGGAGCTGAGGTCATCTCTGAAAAATTCCCTATTAGTTAAAAATCCATTATTTAAACTGGAGTAAAACCAACTTGTCCTTTATATCACCAAGGGGATACGCAGTCTCAcaaaagattgttttttttttgtactcttAAAAGTGCATGTATTAAAAATTGATTgcttaagataaaaaaaaaatctcacgcTGATGGATTTTAATTAGTGACAATGTGGCAGGGAAGCCAGCATGTGCAAAGTGCTGAAGGACAGCCTCGCCCAGGCAAATTGATACAGAGTGTTAGGATGTCAACAGAGGGGTTTAACCTAAATCTCTGTGGCAACACAGCTCCCTTActgctccatgcttactccaagTGGAATGACATTTGAATACAGTACTGTCCTCCCATGTGCTGTAATTACccctttgagtgtgtgtttttgggtgCTGCATTGCATCACTTCAACAGCACCCTCATTTGTGTTTCCGTCCCACCACCCTGTGTTCCTTCTGCAGAATATGTCTCCTTTGTGTCACTGGTGTCGCCTGTGCCCTCGATTGAGATTAAAATAGATTAATCAGGGATTAGGTCATAAaataagaggagggagggatgtATTGAATGAGTGCACTGTCACTTTCTTCATGTCAACACAGACTGCAGATGCATCCACTGTGCACAGTTGCTCAGGACAAACTGCATAAAGCCTCCTAAAAATGTAGCTCATGTTGacgtgtgtgtccatgtgtagCCTTCCTGTGCTGCTGCGTGTGCCAGGCCCTGCTATGGTGAGGTGTGTTAGCGATGACGGATGTGGAGGCGACCTATGAGGACTTCATCGCCTCTCGGCGGTCCGGCCGCAGGAACGCCATCCACGACATCCCAGCAGGCGCTGGGGTGGAAGGATCCGCTGACCTGTCACAGAGTCTGGCACAGCTCAACATCAACAAGTCAGGTGAGAGACATCAAAGTGGTGAGCTGAGAGGGGAACAAAGGAAGTGGGGCAGTATATGTAGGAAGTGACTGATGATGGAAAGAGATGCAGATGAGGGAAGTGGAAGCAGATGTGTAGATGAGTGGGGCAGTCAGGTGATGGGAAAGGAGGGAGGGTCCAAGGCATCAGGGGGATGGATGGAAAATGGATGTCAGGGGGCCTTGGGAGTGGTGGAAATGTGGCTGAGGCAGAATGAGCAGCAATATGCACAAGTGAGGCAGGAATTGTGAACTATATTTTCACAGGAGAAACTATAAACAATTAAACAGGGATCGGTATCAACAACTTGGAAACAATCAGTGTATTTAAGCAagataattgatatattatagCCTGTCACTGCTCAAAATTTGTAGTGTGTTTTAATTGCATCTATCAAGAGTATGGTGTGTGCATGGGTAGTGTAATGTTTGATACCACCACCAGGGGGTGCCAAAGATTGAAAGTTTTCATTTGTaaataatgtgaaataaaaCTTGGTACTGTATGTGTAGGAGTCATGAATTAAATTAGAAAGGAAAAGATGTTGTAAGATTAGTAGGATTAATATGTTTTAGGATGgttatatttttgtattgtcAAATGATTTTTGGGATATTAGCGTTTATAATATTTTTGTGATTAGGGTTTTTGGGATGGATCTGTGCGGTGACACATATAATCTATATGAGCATCTCATGTTgacctgtgtgtttttttgttggaaAGAGGGGGTGAGTGGGTCACCGATTTTATTGTTGACTGcacttttgtttgcttttaattATAAATTTGTTTATTCCTTTCCATTAAAAAGTATTTCATCTGATTTTGGATCACAGCGAATTTTTTGTTGGCGTGTTAAACAAGTAAACCAGGCCCAGCCTCAGCCTGTCAGGGACTTTGAGTTTGTTTCTGTTATGAGTCAGTTCAGAGGAAGACTTTCAGTCTTTAACAAAAGGCGAGCTTTAATGTAGCTGATGGAAAACATCCAGTACAGGGAGGCAACGAAAAGTccaaatgaaacaaaaccaaaaaccaaactgaaaaccaaccgAAAAAAACAGGATGAATAGGGATGAGCACAGGAAAAACACAGGGATGAATACAAGCACGACCACAGAATACACCCAGGAGGAAGACAGGATCaacacaggtatatatatacagtatatacacaaaAAACTAATCACAACaacaagacacagctggagtaggaaGACATGGgcaaaggagggaaatggagattggctaacaacaagggtgGAGCAGACAGGACTAATACAGAAGAGGTGTGaggggaaga
This is a stretch of genomic DNA from Epinephelus fuscoguttatus linkage group LG21, E.fuscoguttatus.final_Chr_v1. It encodes these proteins:
- the pkia gene encoding cAMP-dependent protein kinase inhibitor alpha, whose protein sequence is MTDVEATYEDFIASRRSGRRNAIHDIPAGAGVEGSADLSQSLAQLNINKSGDEGENTDKSQDCPAKEEETQAEGS